In one window of Leguminivora glycinivorella isolate SPB_JAAS2020 chromosome 10, LegGlyc_1.1, whole genome shotgun sequence DNA:
- the LOC125230617 gene encoding pyridoxine/pyridoxamine 5'-phosphate oxidase-like → MKFRRQYLYFVTQNRYQSKMEVSISGLRKQCKNKDEAFLEKDLASKEPIGQFKAWYDEVCAAKQVLFPGAMCLATVSREGFPSARYVICTSFSKDGFKFFTDYSSRKSKEMDTNPNVAATFYWAACDRSIRIEGHAEKLPDEESTEAFKSRPLDVQAAVWASSQSIPIESKSLLGERQNELREKFLAEKEVPKPNYWGGYIIRPSAVEFWQAQSNRLSDRIRFRRPEHGEIPDGKLLHAGEDGWVYERLSP, encoded by the exons ATGAAATTTAGAAGACAATATCTATATTTCGTGACTCAAAACCGGTACCAAAGTAAAATGGAAGTTAGTATATCAG GTCTGAGGAAACAATGCAAGAATAAGGATGAAGCTTTCTTGGAAAAGGACTTAGCATCCAAAGAGCCTATTGGGCAATTCAAGGCTTGGTATGATGAAGTTTGCGCCGCTAAACAGGTTCTATTCCCTGGTGCCATGTGCCTTGCCACAGTGTCAAG GGAAGGTTTTCCATCAGCAAGATACGTCATTTGCACTAGCTTCAGTAAAGATGGTTTCAAATTTTTCACTGACTACAGCAGCAGAAAGTCTAAAGAAATG GATACAAACCCTAATGTAGCCGCAACATTCTACTGGGCAGCCTGCGACAGATCCATCAGAATCGAAGGTCACGCAGAAAAGTTACCCGACGAGGAATCTACAGAAGCTTTCAAATCTCGGCCGTTAGACGTTCAAGCAGCTGTATGGGCTAGCTCACAAAGTATTCCAATAGAATCAAAGTCATTATTAGGCGAGCGACAGAACGAGTTGAGAGAAAAGTTTCTGGCTGAAAAGGAGGTGCCGAAACCAAATTACTG GGGAGGATACATAATACGTCCGAGTGCTGTCGAATTTTGGCAAGCTCAGTCCAACCGACTGTCTGACAGGATACGTTTCAGAAGACCAGAACATGGGGAAATCCCGGATGGGAAACTACTCCATGCGGGCGAAGATGGTTGGGTTTATGAAAGACTCTCGCCTTAA